In one Watersipora subatra chromosome 6, tzWatSuba1.1, whole genome shotgun sequence genomic region, the following are encoded:
- the LOC137398748 gene encoding uncharacterized protein, translating into MGHTTVLQSMLTSIPPDKVSVLVNRMNMNSRTPLEDAESEGKKESVELLKSWQQPVLAAHAAATDKKIAALEEADRHKTKELTKLKEELAESQLQILALRDVGNRKMSDMAAIMERLNRLDIYLRTPTDTDETGDQLHDPQG; encoded by the exons ATGGGACACACAACAGTTCTACAGTCTATGCTGACCTCCATCCCTCCTGATAAAGTCTCTGTTCTCGTCAATAGAATGAACATGAACAGTAGAACTCCTCTGGAGGATGCAGAGTCTGAGGGAAAGAAAGAGTCAGTAGAGCTGCTTAAGAGCTGGCAGCAGCCAGTATTAGCAG CACATGCTGCCGCCACTGACAAGAAAATTGCTGCTCTTGAGGAAGCAGACAGACACAAAACAAAAG AATTGACCAAACTAAAGGAGGAGCTAGCAGAGTCGCAGTTGCAGATTTTAGCCCTGCGGGATGTGGGTAATCGCAAGATGTCAG ACATGGCTGCCATCATGGAGAGACTTAACagactagatatttatctgcgtACTCCCACTGATACAGACGAGACAGGAGACCAACTTCACGATCCTCAGGGCTGA